The stretch of DNA ATTTGCAAGCGCAATGTTGACATCTCTAAATGTATTCTCCATGCATTTTGATAGCTCAGCGGTTTTTGCTTCTGTAAGCATTAACTCCCCTTCTACAAATTGCCCATAAACTTCACTAGCTTTAACAGAGCATTCTGGAGTTATACCTCCAATAATTCTATCATTGTGAACAAGTTCTTCCAATATTCTTCCTGGAAGAACCCTTTCAGGACAATGCGCAAGATATAAATCTTTACCAATTGTAAAACCCGCCTTTTCAAAAATAGGTTTAATAATTTCATCAGTCGACATTGGAGCTATTGTAGACTCAATAATAACAACATTCCCCTTTTCTAAATAAGGAATAATAGTTTCACAAGCAGTTATAACATAACTTAAATCACAAAAATAATTTTCAGCAATATATGGTGTTGGCACTGTGATTATAAATGCATCAGCTTTTTCTGGAATTAAACTAGCTTTATATCTTTTTTTTTCAATGGCATTTTTAATAATATCAGATATCCCCGGTTCTTCAATATGGATTATACCACTATTTAAATTATTAATTATTTCTTCAGAAATATCTACACCAACTACCTGACAATGACTAGTACTAAAAAGTGCTGCTGTTGGAAGCCCAATATAACCTTGACCCATAATACAAACTTTCATATAATTAACTCCATCATAAGTATTTATCATCTCTTATTCAAAATATGCTAATTTATTTTTTAATTGATTAATATCCTTTTTTAACTTGGAAATTTCTGACTTCAACCTACCATTTTCATTGAGTAAATGATTATACCGTACTAACAAATGATATTCTGAATTTGTTTCTGAATCCAAAATATCTCTGAAAAAAAGTAAATTTTCATTGTCTAAATTAGAAATATATTTCACATAATCAGATTTATTTTGTTTAATAGATTTAAAAAAATCATTAATTAATAAAAAAAACTCCTCTTGATTTTCATTATTCTTAGAATATATAATATGAATATGATTAATAATAAAATTTAACAATTTTTTTTCAAATAAATTATAATCCTCTAAACTTTTAAAATAATCATGTAACTCTTTTAAATTAGCAATAATTTCTCGAAAATTATCTAACTTAACTTGATTAGGCAATTCTCGTTTAATATAAATGTGTTTGTTAAAAATTTTCAATTTATTAGCATTTAAAACAGCTTTATAAAAGAAAGTTAATTCCGAAAAATTGTCACTTTGAAATACTAAATTATGACTTAATAAAAAGTGTCTATTAAAAATCTTATTATACAATACAAAAGGCAATGAAAATATTTTATCGCCCAAATCAGAATAATCAAAAATATTATTTCCTACAAAATATTGAACTGTATCAATATATGAATCATCTGAATTTTTATAAATCTTTTCAGTTGATTCATTGAATAAGCTAGACTTAAAAAATAATATATCGCAAGGGTTTATGATTAATTCTTCTTGCAATCTTTCACATGAGTTAATATAAATCCAATCTTCAGGATTTAAAAATAAAATATAATCCCCTTTAGATTCTAGCATTCCTTTGTTTCTCGCAATATTAATATTATCACATTCAAATAATTTTATTCTAGAATCTTTTTCAGAATATTCATATATTAACTGTTTAGATCCATCAACAGAACCATAATCCATACATAATACTTCTATATCATTCAAAGATTGATTGATTAATGTATCCAAGCATTGAGAAACATATTTTTCTGAATTAAGAATCGGAATAATTAAAGAAATGCAAATATTTGAATCTTCTAATGAATTTACCATAAGAAACACCTAAATATAATAAACTTCGAAATTATTTAAATTATCACCATTATTTGAATTAAAAATCTTTTTTAGATTGACATTGCTAAAAATGACATTGTGAATATCATTTAAATTACTAAATGTGTATTTATTCAAATATTCATCAGTAGAACTGATGCCAAAAGTCTTAGGCAAATATTTAAAATGTAATAATGCTTTTTTTACAAAATCTTGTTCAATATCAGAATTAACAAAACAGACATATTCATCATCATTCAAATTATCGATAAAATCTTGTAACTCTTCTTCAATAATTACATCGTGTTTTACATCAATTTTATCCAATTTACCTGAGAAATTATGAGAAATAATAATCTTTAAATATTTATGAGGATATGTTATTGAATTAAAATGACTAATTATCTCATCTATATTTTGATAATCATTTATTGAATAAATTAAAATAATTCTATCTGATTTATAATTATAATTAATACCAACTGTATTTAATATTTGTTTAAATCTATTAGAATATGTATGATTTTCTAAAACATTATATAAATTTTTTTCACGAATTTCTTCAAAATCAAATTTATCTAAATTTACATCCCTATCCAAAAAGATAACACTGTCGCCAAACAATAAATCTACTGCTTTTGAAAAATTTGAAAAAACTAATGTATTTGAAGACATTAATTCAAAAACTCTCCTAGCAAACATAGTAGGAGAATTAGTAACCGTATTAATATTCAAACCTAAACTACTCTCTTTATAAACATTTGGCATTTGATTAAAATGAACGCCGGGATTTAAAAATTGTTGATATTTAATAGGATATGCATAATCCGCATAATGTAAATCATACATCCTATCATAAATCTTTAAATTATAACCTTCATCCAATAACCTATCAAAAATTTGTTCCATTACATTACATCTATCTTCAAATTTTTTATACCAACTTCCTGCAAAAATTACATCATTTGATCTTTCAACAATAGATATTGGATTGAATAACTTTGGTTGTGTTGCAAACATCAAACAATTCACATTTTCATGACCTCTAACTAAATATCTAGAAATACAATCCTCATCGGTAGTAAAAATATAATCAAAATGCAAAGCAGTATCTACAAAATTATAAGCTTCATCATAAAATGAAGAAGGGTCTTCTTTATTCCAAAATACAGTAGGAATATTATTATTTTTACAATACTCAAGAATCGAAAACAAAATGGACCTATTTTCAATATCATTATTTAAATTTACATGTATTTTACCTGCCCATTCACCTTTAGGAAATTCAGTAGTTTTTAAACCATGAAAGACTGATTCACATAAAAAAAAGTCTGGTTTTTCTCGCTCAAAAATTTCTAACCAATTAAAAGGACTCAAATAAAATAAGTTACACTCATATTTATAAGAATCATATGTAAATTGATCCATAATTGCTGCAACTTTAATATCGTCATGAACCGGACTAGATTTAAACTTAATATCATTAACTGCTCTAACGCCGATATTCTTTTTAAATTTATAATCATTATATTCCAAAAGAAGTTTTTCCTTAACCTCCGGAAATCTGTTTAAAACATTATTCATATGAACATCATTTAGACCTGCCGCATTTACTTTCCATAAAGTATTTTTAGAATCATCAAGTAATCCAATTTCAAGTTCTGGAGCAATATAATATGCATCAAAATTATTATCAGGGACTAATTTAATTTTTGTACCTTTTTTAACAGCCATTGCCCAAAACCATATATCATCACCAGTTGGAGTTAATTCCATAGCCAAATCCATGTTAAAAATTTCATCATCTAAAGAATGTGGAGGGAATAATGTCCCTGCACCATTTGTAGAAAAATTTAAAAAAGAAGGTTTTTGCTCTGTTTTACTTAATTCCCACTGTTGGTACATTTTTAAGGAGTAATCATCATTAAAAGAAATTCTCCTAGAACGATATGCACTAATATAATTAGGATATTTCAAGTAAGAATTATATAATTTTTCCAATACATCACTTTCATAATAAAGGTCATCATCAAATGTGACAATTATATCTTCAGGAAATTCTCTTAAAGAGGGGATTAATTTCTTAAATGACTTGATATCTTCACACCATTTAATCTCAAGACCATAATCAACAAAATTTAAAACATCTTTAGGAATATCTGCTTTACCATTAATAAATTGCGACCTTGATAACCATAAGACAATTTTATCAGGTTTTAAAGATTGGTTAAAAAGAGAAAAAATTGCATATTTTATAAGATTCATTCTACCTGGAAATGAAGTTAAAGAAACAATTAACCTAGGCGCCCTATTTTCTTCATTTAAACTTAAACTACTCAAATCATTTAGTTGTTTATCAACTTCAAATTTATTTATAACTAATGGAGGTTGCCAAACATCATCCCTTATTTTAACTTTTCCTTCATAAAGACCAAACATGACAAAATGAACAAGAGGATTCAAACCAGAACATTTAGCAGAATCATAATAATTCAGATAATAATTTGAATTAAAAAGTTTGCACGGATTTTTACCCTCTTCATAACCAACATAAATATAATGTAATAAAGGGTCCATATTGCCAGAATATCCCTCATGAGACACATAATATTCCTCATCAAATAGGTTCATTTCTTTAATTCTATGATATGCCTCTACATTTATATCATGTTTATTTAAGAAGTTAGATTGTATTTTATCTTGATTTTGATATTCAGACAATTGCTTTTCATAATCCGCAATAAGTTCATCTTTTTGAATAATTTTATCAAGTAATAATAATTCATTGTCAGTTAAATTCACGTCGACAGATTCTTGAAAATTTTGAAACTCAAAATAGTTTTCTGCATTAATAATATGAAAATATATTGATTGAAAATCAAAAGATAGTTCATTTAACACATCCTCCTCAATATCAAAAGAAGTGTAAAATTGTTTAATCTTATTGAAAAGAATTTGTTTATAATTATAACCAATATTATTTAGAGCGTTCCTAGATTCATTGAAAACAAATGCAAAAAAATTTACTTTCAAATCATCGAAAAAATTATGTTCAACTAAAAAATCATATACTCCTATAAAAACATCAACAATGAACAAAGATTTGTCTGTTGTTATTTTAAAGTTCTGTTCGGAATTAATATTTAATTTTCTATAATGATAAAATAATTTTGGGAAATAAGAAATTTTTTTTGCTAATACCATCGATTCTACATGAAATTGCACATCTTCGTAAATAGGTAAATCTGGAAATCTGATGTTTTTAGCCAAATCTTTTTTATACATTTTTGACCAAATAACTTGAAAATAATTTAAAACTAAATGCTTACTAAATTTAAAATCAAATGTAAATTCTTTATAATTTTCATTGAAAGAATTAAATGGAAAATAAACTCGATTTTTATGCTCTTTATTTAAATTATATTCAGTTGCATCAAATAATACTAAATCAGAATCTAAATGTTTCGCATGATGATATAATTCTTCACACATAGTGGATTCTATCCAATCGTCACTATCAACAAAAAGGATGTATTCACCGGTTGCTTTTTCAAGACCCCGATTTCTTGCAGATGCTGCACCACTATTCTTTTGAGAAAAAATCTTAATGCGAGAATCATTATTTTTAAATTTATTTAAAATATCTAAAGAACCATCAGAAGATCCGTCATTTATACAAATTATTTCAATATCTTCCATAGATTGATTGATTATAGAATCTAAGCAACTTTCAAGAAACTCTTCAGAATTATATACTGGTATGATAATCGAAACTTTTGGTTCAACCATTAATAAACAACCTTTATTTTAATAAAATAATCATATGAAAATCATGACACAAACATTCAACAAATAATATATATAATTAAGATTAAAGAACTATTTAAGTTTATCTAAAATATTGATATTTAAAAAAAAAGCAAGAAAAATAATAATCCTGCTCAATATAACCATTATTAAACTTAAAAATATTATATAAAGTAATAAATCTTTTAATAACATTTAAATTTATAAATATTAATTTATAAAAAAAATTTTTAAAAAATTTATATAGAAAAAATATTAAATATAACTATGTTCTAACTCATAAAATTCGGTGTTAAAATGACTGTAGAAATTTCAACAATGGGATCATGTGCATCAAGAAATATTTTTAATAGTGTTATAAATGAAGAATATAAAAATTTTTTTCATATTAATGAATCTATAGAAACTGTCACTTTTATTAGTTTAATGTCTGAACCATTAAAATTTGATCAAAGATTATTAGATTCATCAGATAGTTATGATAATGAATGTGTTTTACAAGATTTATCAAAAAAATATTTAGATTTTCTAAAAAAAGATAAAATTGACTATTTAATAATTGACACATATTTTGATGCTGTTTATGAAATAATTATCAACGACGAAAATAGTTATATTGCAGATTCCGAGAGAATAAAAAGAACTTCATTACATCCATTATTTGCTGATAAAAAGAGAATATCTATTACTAAAGATTTTGATGAATATTATGAGTTATGGACAAATTCTGTTAGATTATTCTTTGAATTTATAGCTAAAAATTGCCCCAATACAAAAATTATCTTAAATTGTTCACGCTCTGTTTATAGATATTATGAAAATGAAAAAATAATTGAAGACGAACATTTGAAAAAAATATCATATCATAATAAATATAGAAAAATCTTAGATAAATTTATATTAGAAAATTTTGATGTTGAAGTATTGGATTTTGATAAAAATATATTAGCATGCAAAGAGCATGTTTTTGGGCTTCATCCTACACATTATGAGCCAAAATATTATGAAGAAAAAACTCGCCAATTAAATGAAATTATTGCGAGAAATAACCTTTTTGATTATTCCTACAAATATAATATGGAACTTAGAAAACTTAAAAAGAAAAACATAATACTTTCATTTGATAATGATGACGATGATCAAAATCTCCCAATTCCAGATTTATTTAAGAAATATTTGACTGCACGAATTGATTTAAAAAATGAAAAATTACATAATGCTATTGAACTAATCGAAAATAGTGATGAAAAATCAATAGTAAATTATCCCAAATGGTTCGAAGATGAACGAGGTTCTGGAATAATAATTCACACCCAAAAAAGAGAGGTTAGTTTAAAGATTAAATGCATCCATGATGGAGAATTAACACTAAGATTTAGAGGAAAGGATGTAAAAGATCAAAATGGTGTTAGAATACCTGTTTATATTAATTATAACAACATTGTTATAAATAATGAAAAGATTAATGGTGATGTTGAGCTTGTATGTCATGACAAACCATACATTTATAAACGAAAAGTAGAACATCATGAAATTTTAACCATTAAAATAGAATGGTCCCCATTTTAATTCGTTAGGGAATATATAAATATTAATAGGAGGAATTAATATAGTAACCAAAATAGCAGTATTAGGGAGTTGCGCTACTAGAGATGTTTTTAATTCAATGTTAAATCCTAATTACAAACAATTTTTTGAAATAACTACAGATATTGCAAGAACCACACTAATTAGTTTAATGTCAGATCCCGTGAATATACCTGATAAAGAAATGATAAAATTATATCGCAATGATGGTAGTTATGATGATTTTACAACAAGAAATTTAGAAAAAGATTTAAATAAGATGTTTCTTAATGAGTTAATAAATAGTAAATCAGATTATCTGATTATTGATAATTTATTTGAATCACGATTTGGAATATTATGCTCTGATGAAGGAATAATGACAAATAATGAATGGGATTTGCCGCGTACATCATTTTATAATACATTAACCAATAAAAAAACATTATCCATGAAAAATAATTCATCAAAATATTTCAAATTATTCAAAGAACATTGCACTTATTTTTTTGATTTTATAGATAAAAATTGTGCTGATTTAAATATCATTTTAAATAATGTTAGTGATAGTGAAAAAATATTAAAAAATGATGGAACAATCTACACTATTGATAGTGTAAAAAATTATTGCGACGAAACAAATCCAATAACTTATAAATTAAATAAATATATTGAAAATAACTTTGAGGTTAAAACTATAGAATTAAATATTGTAAATTATCCAAATGATGAAAATCATGCTTGGGGAATTGGAACTTCCCACTTTATACCACAATATTATATAGATTTCACAACTAAACTTAATAAAATAATTTATGAAAATAATCAGATTAATAATTTTAAAAATATTATGCAAAAACAAGAAAATAAACTTAATATTTTAAATGAAATGAAATAATTTAAAAAATGTCCGCAATAATTCTGCGAACAAAAAAATAAAAAAAATTATCAATAAAATAAACTGGTTTTATTTTATGAAAATTTTTGAGACTGAATTAGTTCAGTAACAATATCATCAAGATTACCATAATCCCATGAATAAATTGAATATGTTTTATTATTGCACACATACCAATAATGAACAGTATTCGGATGAGCATTATTTATTGCTTTATATACCATAATATTATTGTATGTAAAATTAGTCAATGATAATGTTTGATTTTCATCATTTATGGAATTATTATAATCTCCAATATGTTTATTTAAATCACTATCATGATATTCTAATAAAAATATTGAAATTTCACCATTAGTTATATTCACATCTCCATAACTATTAGATTCACCTTCATGGTAACCCTCAGGCAAAGTAAAATTAGAAGAACCTACAAGAACTGTTTCTTGAGTACTATTAGTACTATTATTTATCATGTTTAGTCCCATAAACCCAATAATAACTAATAATATTACTATTATTATAACAAATAAAATGGACTTATATTTCATAATTTTCACCTCTTAATATTTATGATAAGTTTTAGAAAATTTATCTAGTATAAAAATCATCAACCCTAATCGTATCATCCAAGTAAGGAGTGGAAACTTCATGCAATATAGTATTTTCAAGTGCAACAATTGTGTGTTTAACACCCGGTTCGATACGAATACTATCATTTTTAGAAAAATATTCTTTTTTATCCTCAAATTCTATATAACCTGCTCCAGAAAGGATATACATAGTTTCATCTTTTTTATTATGATAATGGAAAGAAGTCTGAAAACCAGCTTTAATATATAATTCCTTAGTTAAATATTTATCGGTATATATCAAAACTTTTTCATACCCCCACGGTTTATCAGTTTTATTTTCATATTCTTTTTTAACTGATTCTAATTCTTTTGATGTATCAACTGCTATCCAAAAAATATTATTTTCCTTATAATAACCTAAACTATTTTCTTTAGCTAAATTAGGAAAATAAAGTTTCTCTATATCGCCTGTTTTAAATTCCCCAAAATCTAATAAAGATTTAGTAAAATAAATTCCCCCATTAATATAATAATCTTCCAATATTGGTTTTTCTTTAAATGAAATTAAACGATCACCCTCAGTTTCAACAATACCATAAGGTGACTGCATTTGTGTAATAAACATTGTTACAGGTAAAGACGATTTCTCTCCATGTTTTATCATGGATTTTAAGTTAATATCTGAAACAATATCCCCATTTCTAATAATACATTGTTTTCCCTCATCAATACTTTCCATTCCTAAACGAATAGCATTAAGTGTCCCTAATGGCTCATCTTCAATAACATAATGTATTTTAATCCCAATATACTCTTTACCATATCTCTCTTCAATTTTTTCATGTAAAAATCCTGCAAGAAGATAAACTTCATTTATTCCAGCATTTTTAAAATCAAAAAGTTGTTTATCTAAAATAGTATAATCCTCTTTAATTTCAACAAGCGGTTTTGGAACTGTTTCTGTAACTGGTCTTAATCTTTTACCAAATCCTCCGCATAAAATCATACCGATAGTTTCCATAGTTACCATATCCTCCAAATTTTATTAATCATAAATTAAACGTTCGAAATGTTTTTCAAGAATTGAAAATTGCTTAATTAAAAATTTTGAACTATTATCTAAAAATGGTTCTTGATCTCTAAATTCTTTATAAGATTGTTCATCTAAAAGAAGATTTTTAAATAATTCAACAGTATCTGAATTATCCTCATTTAAGTTCCATCTGAGTATAGCTTTATCATTCAAAATATTAGGTTCTAAATAATTTCCCCCACCAGCATATAATGGAATACAATTACACATTATACTATGAAAAATTTTTTCAGTTACATATGCATCATCTTCAACATTTTCAGCACAAATATTAAATTTATATTGTTTTAAAAATGAAAGTTTATCATTATTAAATTTATTCCACAAATCAGAATTATTATGGCGCCATGGCCCAGCATAATCAATATCTGTAAATTTCTCAATATCGTTAGCTATAAATGTTCTAAGTTTCCATTCATCATGACTAGCAATAACAGTAACATTTTTAGATTTATCATAATCTAGAGAATTCCAATAATTAATGGAATTTTCAATTTGTTCTTCATCAACTGTAGGATCAAAAATAAAATACCAATATGGAAAACGAAAATAATTAGATTTATCAATCAAATCATAACCCATACCCAAATCAACATAATCTAATGCATAACGACCAAATTTATTAGCTTCTGGAAATCGTTTATTAATAGTTTCTGGAGAATAAAATATTTTTTTTCCAGACATGCTTTTCGTAATAGTATCATCAATAACACCAAAAACACTAAAAATATTTATATCATACTCTTCATTAGGGAAATTATGCTGCAAATATCTTGTAAACCAAAAATTATCTAAAAATCCTGGAGCACTTGGTCTAAAAAAATTTCTATATGTAATCTTTCCATCAGAAGTCTTTACTCCAATAGAACTCAAAATCAATTTATTATAATCTTCAACTATTCCTTTTCTAAGTTCTAATTCTCTATTTAAATTATTAATTTGAGTTTTTAACCTAGAGATACTTGTTTTAAAAATACTGGAATCATTAACTGGTTTCCACTCAATATGAATCGTGATAATATCAGAATCTTTAACCATTTTAGTAAATCTATAAAAATCTTCATACGATGCCAAAATAGGAGATTCAATAATATTTTCCCCATTAATTTGAAATACAGTGAAATCAATGAATATAGGAGCATTTACACCATTTTTATCCCTAATATCTTTTCCTAATAATAAAATATTAAGTTCACCATCATTAATACATTTAATTTTTAAATCTAAACAACATGAAGAACTATGGATTAATAATCCTGACCCCTTTTCATCTTTATACCATTGAGGATATTCAACCTTTGAATTATTATCTGAAATATCAACAATTTCAACATTATTTTCAATATTTCCAATATTTTTAATATTTATTCTTGCAGTAACAAATTTTTCTAGTTCAAATAATATGTCCTGAGAAAAGGAAAAATTTTTTGAATCGATGTGATTTGAATTTAAATTATTAACATTCTTATTGTGCATAAAAATCACCTAATATCCAATCTGTTATAGATATCTATATCCCATAATATAAGTATATTATGAATATATGGTTTTATTCCACTTTTTATATAAAATATGCAAAATTTGTTCTCTAAATAAGACCTGTTGATTTTGAAAAAATAACTGCTGGATTTAGAACTTAATTTTTTATGTGAATTCAAAACACTATTTATTTATTCAAGTTAATCATTATATTTATTAAAAATGTCTTAATCAAACCAAAATAAAATTTCTTAATATAATATCCAAAAATTATTTAATCAATTCAATATTAGCTAATTGTTCAGAACTTGCTTTTTCAGCATCTTTTAGATATGCATCACAAACTTTATTTACTTCACCAATTCCACGTAGAGAACCATTATCTATCCAAATTGCTTTATCACACAACTCTCTAATTTGAGGTATCGAATGAGATACCAAAAGAACTGTAGTACCACCATCCATTAATGATCTTATTTTATCTGAACTTTTTTTCTTGAAATTCACATCCCCTACACCTAAAATTTCATCAATGATTAAAATATCTGGATTAACAGAAGTAGCAATTGAGAAACCTAATTTTGCAAGCATACCTGATGAATAATTTTTAATAGGAATATCAATAAATTCTCCAAGTTCTGAAAATTCTATTATCTCATCCATTTTAGATTCTAAATATTCTTTTTCATAACCTAAAACTGCACCATTTAAAATAATATTTTTTCTTCCAGAAAAATTAAGGTCAAAACCAGCACCTAAGGATAATAATGGTGAAATTTTACCGCGTGTATATACTTCACCTTTATCCGGAGGAAAAATTCCAGTTATTACATTTAATAATGTAGATTTGCCTGCGCCATTGTAACCAATAATTCCAACTTTTTCCCCACTATAAATTTGAAAAGATATGTCATTTAACGCATGAATTTTGATTTTTTTAGATTTTTCTCTTTTTAAAGTCCTAATAAAAGCTTCTTTTAACGTGTCAATTTTTTCATTTTGAACTTCAAAAGTCAAGTCAATATGATCCACTTTAATTGAAATCTGCTGATTGTAATTAGGTACGATATCTTCTAGAAGAGAATCTACATTAC from Methanobrevibacter sp. encodes:
- a CDS encoding glycosyltransferase family 10 domain-containing protein, encoding MHNKNVNNLNSNHIDSKNFSFSQDILFELEKFVTARINIKNIGNIENNVEIVDISDNNSKVEYPQWYKDEKGSGLLIHSSSCCLDLKIKCINDGELNILLLGKDIRDKNGVNAPIFIDFTVFQINGENIIESPILASYEDFYRFTKMVKDSDIITIHIEWKPVNDSSIFKTSISRLKTQINNLNRELELRKGIVEDYNKLILSSIGVKTSDGKITYRNFFRPSAPGFLDNFWFTRYLQHNFPNEEYDINIFSVFGVIDDTITKSMSGKKIFYSPETINKRFPEANKFGRYALDYVDLGMGYDLIDKSNYFRFPYWYFIFDPTVDEEQIENSINYWNSLDYDKSKNVTVIASHDEWKLRTFIANDIEKFTDIDYAGPWRHNNSDLWNKFNNDKLSFLKQYKFNICAENVEDDAYVTEKIFHSIMCNCIPLYAGGGNYLEPNILNDKAILRWNLNEDNSDTVELFKNLLLDEQSYKEFRDQEPFLDNSSKFLIKQFSILEKHFERLIYD
- a CDS encoding ABC transporter ATP-binding protein; the protein is MNQKNNDLNFKKSINQNHNDVLSDPQQIDKIKVKIMDKYGISSKEADRILSEIKRKKKLNSSSKKEISNNHSSFNNPKLSKQTFKKKKNANVVDSHRDLDGNPDKINSSVPDIHKKNQNVLIGEKDLKRKQDNNFNQQNFNKKGTPNHISQKNSFQKESNVDSLLEDIVPNYNQQISIKVDHIDLTFEVQNEKIDTLKEAFIRTLKREKSKKIKIHALNDISFQIYSGEKVGIIGYNGAGKSTLLNVITGIFPPDKGEVYTRGKISPLLSLGAGFDLNFSGRKNIILNGAVLGYEKEYLESKMDEIIEFSELGEFIDIPIKNYSSGMLAKLGFSIATSVNPDILIIDEILGVGDVNFKKKSSDKIRSLMDGGTTVLLVSHSIPQIRELCDKAIWIDNGSLRGIGEVNKVCDAYLKDAEKASSEQLANIELIK